Proteins encoded in a region of the Pseudomonas shahriarae genome:
- a CDS encoding ankyrin repeat domain-containing protein, translated as MSDQAKQMTEEEAAEFAEQVFDVARRGDAAMLAALLAKGLPVNLRNHNGDTLLMLSAYHGHAEAVKVLLEFKADPQIANDKNQLPIAGAAFKGNLAVVKALIEGGTPVDGASADGRTALMMAAMFNRTEMVEYLISVGANPKATDAQGVTALVAAQTMGAADTTAQLQKLV; from the coding sequence ATGTCTGATCAAGCCAAACAAATGACCGAAGAAGAAGCCGCCGAATTTGCCGAGCAGGTCTTCGACGTGGCCCGCCGCGGTGATGCCGCCATGCTGGCTGCGCTGCTGGCCAAGGGCTTGCCGGTGAATCTGCGCAATCACAATGGCGATACCTTGTTGATGTTGTCCGCCTATCACGGGCACGCCGAGGCGGTGAAAGTGCTGCTGGAGTTCAAGGCCGATCCGCAGATCGCCAACGACAAGAACCAACTGCCGATTGCCGGTGCAGCGTTCAAGGGCAACCTGGCGGTGGTCAAGGCGTTGATTGAAGGCGGCACCCCGGTTGACGGCGCCTCTGCCGATGGCCGCACGGCGCTGATGATGGCGGCGATGTTCAATCGCACCGAAATGGTCGAGTACCTGATCAGCGTAGGGGCCAACCCCAAGGCCACGGATGCCCAGGGGGTAACGGCCCTGGTGGCGGCCCAGACCATGGGGGCAGCGGATACGACGGCGCAGTTGCAAAAACTGGTGTAG
- a CDS encoding PLDc N-terminal domain-containing protein produces the protein MGSTFNGLIGLIILALDIWAIINVFKSGASTGAKVLWILLILLLPVLGLIIWAIAGPRGNVRL, from the coding sequence ATGGGTTCCACATTTAATGGTCTGATCGGGTTGATCATCCTGGCACTGGATATCTGGGCGATCATCAACGTGTTCAAAAGCGGCGCCAGCACCGGGGCCAAAGTGTTGTGGATCCTGTTGATCCTGCTGTTGCCGGTATTGGGCCTGATTATCTGGGCCATCGCCGGGCCACGGGGCAACGTGCGGCTCTGA